Genomic segment of Rattus norvegicus strain BN/NHsdMcwi chromosome 7, GRCr8, whole genome shotgun sequence:
ACAGTGCATGCACTTATGTGGCCATCTGGTGACAATGCAGACAGGGTGGGAGGCCCTGTGTCCCAAGAACACCCACCAGGGGGAGGAATGTGAGAGTTAACTCCACTCCCTCCTGCTACACTAGAACCCACTGGGTAGACAGCAGGAAGTGGCACAGGGGCCTGGGATCAGTGCTAAGTCCTGCCACACTACACGAGTACACAGAATGAGGCAGAACAGAAAATGCCAGTTTAGTTACAGGAAGGTCAGATGCAGGTGCGAGTGAAGTCAGGGTATCAGGAAGAGAGGCTTCTAGACCAGGCACCATCTTTCTTGGTCTGGGTGATTCTGTACGACTCACTTCTGACATGCTAGCAAGCGGCTTGACCTCAACAGCTATGAACCCTGCAGAGCACATCTATAGAACACACCAGTTAGGTTTCATTGGGGGGGTATGGTAGCACATACTGAGAACTGACTTTGCTTTAATGATTAATGGGATCAAAGGTGCGCGCCGGCGTACAGGTGCACGCTTGCTTCTCTTTAAGATGAGGtcttaagtagcccaggctggccttgaacttgctataaaGGATCTAGAAGTCCGGCACTCTGGCCTTCACCAGTGCTGGTTTTAACTGGTTCCAGTCCTTTACACAGGGCCCAACAGTGGTAGCTGAGAAGCAATGGCCAACAGAGTAGCTCTTCGAAAGCCACAGACGTGCAGGGGACTGAGGCCGCTAGGTCAGGGGCTGAACAGTGAGCCTGGCAAGGGAATTGCCCACAGGAGGGAAGATGAGGGTAAAGGGGTCTGTGGGATGGCAGAGGAGACACCCTGCGGTCAGGGAATGACCAGGAGAGTGGCGGTGGTGCTTTCAtcaggagagaggacagagaagacTGTAGGGCACTGAGGGCACATCACCACCTTCACTCAGCATTCTGGCTGTACCTCCTTGATGTCATGGTAGTGCCCTAGGAGGGCGTAGGGGCAGTAGGAGATGCTCATGGAGACGACGCCCATGGTGCTGATGGTGACCATGGCCACATAGACGTTGGGAAACATGGCCATCACAGCGGTGCCCACAGAGAAGCCCAGTGTCCCCAACATGTAGATGATTCTGATGCTCAGGTCATAGTTGTCCAGGTACTTCTGTAGCAGGGCTGTAGAGAGGGTCACAGGACCATGAGTTAGCCGGTGTCCACAAACCCTCTTGACCTCCAACACTGCCTCCCTCTGGTGGAACCTAGGCCTTCAGGCATAAATGTAGTCTCCTGCCCACCTGGATTCCCCCAGGCTCTAGCATGTCTGAAAGAAGCCAGCTCTCTGGCCTCCGTGGGATGCTGACTGCCCACCCAATTCTCCTTACTAGAACTCTCTGGCTCTTCCCTTGTCACTTTGGGTTCTAAGCACCCAAGGCCAGTCTGAGGATCCTGCCTCCTGACTGGCGCCTCACAGGTACCACCTCTTCCATGAAGCATCTGTGCTGCAGCAgactggtgatggtggtgtggtCCCTGCCACTTGGCTGACCTGCCCTATCCTCCCTACTTCAACTACAGATCAGGCAAAGCTGACTTCCATTCCATGTTCAGACTGAGTATGGGCAGATAAGACAGAGGACTCCAATCCTATGTCTTTCAAGTTTTGGGACTGAGAGGGGCATGCTACCTTGCGGGGAGAGCCTATCACCTCACCCATCAGGGTTCCTGCCCGTGGCAGGCTGGACTGGTCCGCTGCCCTTCAGACTGTGGGCCCCAAACGGGGCTGGCGTGCCAGGGGCTTCATGCTAATAAACCAGTGCAACCCAGGCTAGCGTCCATGCTGGACAGTGTCATGAGATGCGCTCAGGATAGCCTCCCAGTCTCACAGACACCTGATCCCAGACCACGGCAACCGACTTGAACAACTTCTCCTCTACTGAGGCAAAGGCCAGGGTCCTGATACTCACCTGAGCAGATAGCACCAGTAGCAGCGTAGATGACCAGGCCCCAGCAGCCCATCTTCACGCCAGCATTGTAGGCGTGCCACTTGGTGGAGTTGGAGGGGGCCTGTTGTAGAGAGAGGAGGTTGAAGGCATTTGCTGCCCTCAGGGCAGAGGAGATCACTCTGCACTCCCAAGCAGGCAGTCTGAGAGGTGACAGACACTCAGTGAGAGGAGAGCCAACCCAAGTCCAGGTCAGTATCTGCTAAGCTACTTCCAGTCCCTCCCAGGCCACATGCGACTCTGCTGCCTGCAATGAGAAGTGGAATCCTGCCTGTGGCCCTGAAATAAGGCTGGTCTGGACCGGCAGAGAGGACTCTGCCTTCTCTGAGCTGCCATGCCAGCACCTGAAAAAGGTGTAACAGACCACTGTGGTCACCTACACAGTCACAGTGTGAGCCCAGAAACGCTAGCAGGGCGGGGCAAGAATAAAAACAGGCTGTTACTTTGACAGCTGAGCCAACAGTCTCTTcatgattttcaaagtggttctGGTCCTGTGAAGGTACCTGGCATCACGAATGGTCACCAGAGACCCCACTGTAACAACTTTGTCTCAGGTGTGTGACTGACTATGCATTAGGATGCACGTTGGGCATTCATTACCTGATCCACACGGCCACGTGGATGCAAGGGCAGTGCATGCAGGCTCACAGGAGGCCCTGCCCGGAAGCTGCCAAACTCCCTAGGCAGTAGAACTGGTAGCCCTAGCGTACTCACCTGGGGGTTCCCTTTGAAGATGACCTGGCCCATGAAGTCAGTATAGAAGACAGCCTCTGCGATGACAGAGAACCAAGTCaggaggtggcagaggcagagccacatCAGCTCCTTGGGCATCTTCAGCATGGACAGCCACAGCAGGCGCACGGTGGTCTCTGTCTCACCCTCCTCGCTCTCTGTGTCCCCGCTGGAGGCGGTGGCCCCACTCTGGTTGCGGTGCCGGGAGCGCTGCCGCTGCTGCAGGTCATACAGGTCGCTCATGCTCCGGGACGGCTTGATGAGGACCACGGCGTTGGCCCGGCGGTAGCGGTAGCAGTGGGACCCAATCTTGCCGTAGTAGGAGAAGGTGCTGGAAGACTGCCTGTGAAACATGTGCCTACGCCGCCGCATGGAACTGGATGTGACTGAGGGCTTCAAGTCTACCTTAGAGTGGCTGAGGGGGTTCATTGGTGGGGAGCCTCTCCCATTTGGGACTTTAGCTTCATTCAAGTGATTATCAAGCAAAGTGTCGTCCTCCTTGGTGGACTCCCTGAGGAACGTGGACAGGCGGGGCAGCTTGGCCCTCAGGAGCTCTTGGCTGGTGCTCTGGGGGGTGCTGGGGTAGGAAGCATCTTGGAAGATGGAGGGCTCGATGTCATGcaggaagagcagctgaggctccaTGTCCAGTGTGGAGTCAGCCATGTGCAGCACTGAGTCGCTCTTGCTGCGCACGATGTCCACATCGAGGTAGTCCAAGGACAGCTCGTGCTCCGACTGCACCTCATCTGGAAATGGGGGGCTGCCATCCTGCATGCCCCCACCGAGGGAGCTGAGGCGGGGGGCGGGGGCCGGGGCGCCAGGCTGGAGACCGGTGCTGGGCAGGGTGGCGTCCTCAGGCCCGCGGTCCTGCTGTGGGTTGTACTGCTCCTCCTCGATGCTAAAGAGATGCAGAGCCACCGACACGGAGAAGAAGACTGCAGCGAAGAAGAACAGCACCTGGTTCTGCGTCTGGAACCAGTCCCCTAGGAAGGTCTGCGTCCAGTCCAACCCGCCCAGCACGTAGCCAATGGCCCCACCGAGGCCTGTAGACAGAGAGGGGACAGTGAGGCTCAGCCCCAGCACGGGGCTGTCCCTTACACAGGGTTATGTGGCAAATCAGTGAGATGGAGAACGAAAGGACGGCTGagacaacaaaacagaacaactcAGGGGACTGCACAGCTCCTCACACTGGCCTAACGTTCCCAGTCAGAAACGGAGACAAAGGGAGTCTTGGGCCCAGAGCAACCCCAGTGCACCCGTGTGTTCCCCTCCAGCTGAGTGACAAGGCCTGGGCAGTGTCCGCCTGGCAGCCATGTCATCCAGGCAGGGCTTATTCCCTCCTTACTGCTCCTCAGTCCCTTCACCCTGCTAGGTTCACGTGGTAAGTGAGTCCCGGTGCGTCCTAAAGCCCTGTCCATCTGTCATTGATCACCACCACCAATGACCGCAGATCCCTCCCGCCCACCTGGGGCCTGGCATGGGTCTTTACCAGCAGAGAAGGCGTGTATGTTGAGGGCCATGTCTTGCTCCTCACTGTCTACCACATCCAGCAGGTAGGCACGAATGGGCCCCTCAGTTGCATCGGCACTGAAATCCAGGACCACCACTCCCAGCACCGTGAGGACAATGCCAATGGGCTGCCGGCTGGGAACATCGCCAAGCGCCAGACCTGGACAGAGTGTGGGGAAGCAGTCATACGCCAGTGCCAACTGTCAGGCTCCTCAGGCAAATGCTTTCAGGATAGCGGTAAAGTTCACCCCCTTTCTGTAGTTTATGGGTGTCCCTTTTCGTCCAGCCCCTCAGAGCCTCCTCTCTTAAGAAGTATTttgagtattttgcttgcatatatggaTGTGCATCTCGTGTGTGCTTGatgtctgcagaggtcagaagagggcatcaggtcttttggaactggagtcacagagggGTGTgggctaccatgtggatgctgggacttgaacctgggtcttctgcaagagcagcagtgctcccTACTaagctgtctctccctccctcatagATTTTCAAGACAGAAGGGGAGCAggttcttcctcctctgccaATCAAGCAACAGTGGCCACTGGCTGGTGAAACTACTGGCATCAGCTGCAGTGTCTGTGCAAGGATCCCTGCCTTCATCTCTAGGAATCTGTCTCCTCCTCTGCCCACCAACACAAACTCCTCTGTGTGCTACCTCCTGAGCTGGCTGGCTCTGCCTTAGCTTCCAAACTAGACAACAGGCTGTGAGAACAAGGACCTTAGGCCTGAGTGGAGAGGCCACACCGCCTCGGCAGGCATGCTGAGCCTCTACAGAGGCTGTCTGGACCCAGGGACTGATCTTCAGACCTGAGCTCTTGCTAGCTCATACTGGGACCAACCTTCAGGACTAGAGGTGGGGCAAAGACAGGTCTGGCCATGAAGTAGTCTATGGACTACACCTTGACATGCTGGCCCATGGGTTGCCCAAGCTCAGGATGAAGTGCTGGTGCCTCCAGACTGGTTATGTGTGAATCACCTGTGCGGCCAGGGTCACCCCAGGGTTGTTCTTTATACATGCCACCACATatagaaaagtaaaggaatgctTGCAGGTGACATAGACAGGCCCAGGGCTGGCAGCAAATACCCGGAAAGTGTCACGCGCAGACTCCTAGATGGGAACCATCTCTGGTAGAGATCTGCCAGGTACAGGTTTGACTCAGCAAGGAGGCACTCAGGCCAGGAGGAGACCGACCCAAAGCTGCTTGCTACAGACTGTCCCTACCCTGGCTCTCAGAGCTGGGACTGCCCCCTGGAGGTGGTCTCATGGGGGCCTCTCTGCCCACAGCCCTGCTGCCTCTGGAACTTGGGCAGACCTGTGCAGACCTGTGTGTTAGGAGCCCATACTGCACTGCTTCACCCGAGGAGTCAAAAAATAAGGCTTTGTTTCCACCAGTTCTGAACGGTGCCCGCAAggcagaaaatattttcccacagAGTagctttaattaaaaacaaaacaacagaaagaggcAAAACAACACATGAGGCatgaaccaaaaaaacaaacatcagACTGGGTTCTGGACATTTTCAGTACCATGTCTaagaaaaggagaacaaaaaagaaaagataatttctGAAATCACTCTGGAAACAGGACGTGGTGTCAGATACGCATTAAAAACAAGCCATCACAACAGGAAGCGTTTCCCTGTGAACAGGTTCCTCCAGCTTTCCCATGAGGGGCCGGCTCTACTGCCAAGCTCCCTGCTACAGTCTCCACCAGGAGGTCCTCAGCGGCCTGAGCTGGGCCTTGCACAGGGACCCAGTGAAGCCACGAAGCACGGACTACTTACTGCAAGCTCAGCACTCACTCACCTATAGCGGAGCCGTTGAGGAAAAGTGCAACACCAATGAGGACTCCCACACACAGCACAAGGATGAAGGGCCGCCGGCGGCCCCAGCTCAGGGTACAGCGGTCACTTGCAGAGCCAATAAGCGGTGTGAAGATGAGGCCAAGAACAGGGCTCAGGAACCAGGTGAGGCTGTAGTACTTCTCAGGGAGGCCTGCAGGGACACACAGCCTGTCACTCACTGTGTACACCCACATAGACACATACTCTCGCTCCCTCAAGTCTCCTCAGCTAGAGAGGGTACTCCAGACCTTGGAGCTAGTACTGGGCTCTGCCTGAAGGGCCACCATGTTGCTGGTACTGAGCAGGGCTGAACTACTCAGGGACGGTCCCCTGTCCCTCTATACTATACCATGGAAGTGGTACAATGTCTTCGGTTGCAGGAATAGAAGAGCCACTGAATTTTGGACCTGACTGAGGAAAATCTATTCTAGACAGTCTTGCCAACGGTCTACAGAGCCACCGAAGCCCTCAGCTACCTTGGCAGTGGGTGCCCTGAGCACTGCGGTGGTTTGAGCCCACAATGTATCCACCTGGAGCTAGGTGACAAcagcctcttcctttcccctttccagaCTGTCCAGGCCTGACACGGAGAGTGTGGTGGCCTCAGAATGGAACTCAAAAGCCTGGCACCACTGTCTATGCCACCTACCTGTCATACAAATTCAAACTGCTGTCAACAGAGCAGAGGAACGACGGCCCTGGGCACAGACCAGCGCTCTGATGAGCCCCTCTACCAGAGGCCCTGGCGCCTGAGCACACCACACGCCCTCTTGAATGACATTTAAAGACTCGTCCTGTAGGTCAGAAGGCTGGCTGTCCTTACTCACTGAGAGCAGTGAGCAGATGCTGGGTAAGCACAGCACACTGTGTCCTGGATGTGGTTGGGAGGCTTTGAGTGTCATCACAAGATCAGCAAAACTCTCCCCCACTTTACAACGACCCGAAGCTTGCTTAAAATCACTtcactcaggggctggagagatggctcagtggttaagagcactgactgctcttccagaggtcctgagttcaaatcccagcaaccacatggtggctcacaaccatctgtaatgggatctgatgccctcttctggtgtgtctgaagacagctacagtgtacttatatataataaataaatctttaaaaaaaaatcacttcactCCATCAGACAAGCATTCACACTAAGGACACTGAGGAAACAGACTCATGTTGAGCTGGCAAGAAAAATAAACGTGTGGGAGGAAAGCATGTCAAGGGAGGAAGCACCTTGCAGAACCTCGTGCCATCACGCCATTAGGTAACAGGGCACTCCGCCAGGGTCTAAGGTGTGTATTCTGACCTCTGCAGccatgcctggctacaggaaggcTAGATCTGTTCCCATCCCAAGTCAGCAGGACAGACAAGAGTCAGTGAACTAGGGTCTGCCCAGTGAGTTCCAATGGACGAGCCCAGCAGAGTTCTAATGGTATAGGCTCCTCAGTCTTACTAGGCAAAGTGCTCAAGGGCACTGTTCTGCCCTTGCCTGCCCTTCAGCAACACCCATGTCATGTGCCCTGTGTTTCCTAGCACAACCCCTACTCAAAATGGCCCAGAGTAAACAAGGATTCTGGGGAGGGGGAAGTGCTATGAGCTTCCCACTGACCATGCCACCAACTTAAAAGTAAATAAGGAGCTCAGTTCATTCTTGTGGGCATGGGGTATCTTCATGGCCCCTGGCAGAAACTTAGCAGGCTTGTCCTTTCCTGCCTGGAGCAACTGTTTGCTGTCACTGTCCCAACACCTTAGGAGTGGGGGAGGACTATCCATTCGGGTCCATCTGTGGGCTGTAGGATGAGAACACATGATGTACAACAACAGGCCCTGCTGTACCCAAAATGGCCTTTAAAGCAGCCAAAAACTGGCTACTAAATGAGGCCATGCTCCGATGGGGCAGCTAATGAGAGTCAGTGAATAGTATTGGCTCCTCCAGGTGGGCACGGCAGGCAAAACTACTGCCCTGGAATGGAGACAGAGCATCGTCCCAGAGACCTTGGACCAGCTGTCACTACTTTTACAAGAAGTGACAGCTGTAGCCATCACAGCCCAACAGCTACAGTTCCAGAACCGGGGAGAAAATTCTGCTGCCCAAGATCATGTGCCCTACCACAAACATCTTACAAAAGACGGCTGTAATTCTTACTGATACAAAGACatccagaggggctggagagatggctcagcagcaccGGCTACTCTTCTACAGGACCCAAATCTACATGTTAGCTcataaccctctgtaactccagtcccagaggatcccacaccttctggcctccatgagcaccatACATGTAGgcagtacacagacatatatgcaagcaaaacacctatacacataaaaataaatgaactaaaaAAAAGCTTTCAAAATTCAAGTTTAATGTTTGTAAGTTTTGTGCAGTTAGTCTGTGTGCTGGGGTCCGGGGCTTCTCACTCACTGGCTCTGGTCAGGTGAGCAGCAGCCTACACACTGTCAACCTCAACTCTAGCCCTTTGTCTGCCCTTTGTCCTCTGATGAACACCATcatcaaaagcaacctgggggtggggggagcgttTATTCACTTCTCAGGCCACAGTCCATCGCTGTGGGACTCAGGAAGGAATCTGGAGATGGGAGCTTACTGACTTGTCCACCCTGCTGCTTTTACAATGTAGTACAGGCTAAGTAGGGTGACTGTCCCCATAATGGTCTGAGTCATGCCAATCATGAATCAGAAAACTTGTCTACAGGTCAGTTTaatggaggcgttttctcaactaaggttcctcttcccagatgactctagctcgtGTCAGGGTGAAACAATCAACCAGGACCCTTGCAGAAGTTGAACTGCTGTGCCTCTGGCACCGTTAGGTCTGCACCCTCCGTACAGGCTGCCACCTTATCAATGCTGACGTAGGAATGTGAGCTACAATGTGAAGCTCCACACTTTAGCCTCTAGTCCTGCCAGCTTTTGCTGTATTCATTAGGAATGTCACAGTTGGCCACTTAGCTGACACTGCTGTGTTCTGCAGTACCTGTGACAGGACACTGACCAGGCACAACAGCACCCCACCTCCTAGAAAAGGTATGGACCTGGGTGAGACCTCCACATGGTGCTAGCAGTCACAGGATGGTGACGGATTGCTAGTGGGCCTGGTGATGTACCAAGTACAGCACTGTGTTGGAAGAGTCCAGAATCCTACTGGAATAGGAAACAGGgctaggcagttgtgagctcagCTGTGGAGGACTGAAGGGTAGCAGCATTGGCTACGGAGACCCAGGACTGTGCAAACCAAAGAGAGGGGATAAGGACACAAGCACAGGGGACACAGCACCAGTGGTGGCCTCATAGCTGCCTTTTGTCACCCCAGTCTACTCAGGAGTCCGTCTTAGACTCCAGACCCTGGCCTCTAGGAACTAAATGCCATTTCAGCTACCTGTATGAGGGCTGTCAAGGCGCTCACCAGGCAACAGCACTCTGCTCTACCACAGATCTCCAGTGCTGCCCAGGGTGAGCAAACGGTGCTGCGACCCCCAACACTTGgctgccagcacccacatcccTGGGATGCCTCAGCCAAGCGATTCCCAGCAAAGCCCTAAACAAACACAACAGTCGTTCCTagtaaataatttttgtttttttccaggcAAAGGTTGAACAACAATGGTGGGACCCGGAAGGTTCCCTGTTCACAGGAAATACTCACTGTGTCACTATGTGTACACGGGACAGCCCACTGCAGCACTTGGGTCACAGGCAGAGGTTTCTATTCACAAGGGCATTTTTGATAAACTGGTGTTttgtgggggagggaggctgggaaaCTGGCctataaatatttaacaaaaggTCCAGGATGGGAATAAGAACGCATTCTTTCTCTCAATGGACAAGCCTGCGAAGCCAGATAGGTTTGTAGTCCTGGACAAACCCTCATGATAACATTTGCTGGTGAGAAGTTCTTGGTGGGAAAAGCTCAGCATCCTTGAGTGACCTCAGCAATCTGACAGCGAGCTCACTGGGAACCCCCTTCAGGGCTAAGCTTGCTAAGGCTACAGCAGGAGGAAAATGGGCTACCTGCCACAAGCCCGGCCAGGTGTCACCTCATGGTTACTTGTGGCCATGCCAGAACCTCAGCAAGGGCTGCTGAGACCCTGGGGCCCTCTAGGCAGGGAGGGCCTGTACTGGAGAATGTACATCTCCAGCTAAGGGCAGGGCCAGAGAGCATGGAGGAACACTGTGAAGTTATCAGTGCCAGGGACACAAGGAAAGAGGGGGAGTGCAGTGCTCAGGCGGCTTCTCCTAACTGCTACGAAGGGTTGCCACTGACCTGCTAACATGTCACTTCTATGCTTCCCTTACCCACAGCCTAAGGAAGGGTTCAAGGAAGACGGAATATACTTGCCATCCGAGTACTTAGAAGGTGGAagaaagaatcaggagttcatactatccttggctacacagccaGTTCACATGAAATCTTGCCTTTAAAAACTCCCTCTAATTGCCTCTCCAAAGAAAGCAAGTACAGACTCAGGGGCCCACTTGCTGTGGGGCGTGGATCCCCATGAGCCCACTGAACTGCAGTAACACACAGGCCTGGCTCCGCAACGCTGACTCAGACTAGGATGCAGGCTAGGAAAGCTCAAAAGCTAAAGCCACTTCTTAAGGGACAAATATCCATCACCAAGCCCAATGCCGAGTCCTGAACTTTCTTTCCTGTGGAGTAAGACGCACGGAGGAAACAAATCACCTCACAGGGTTCCCAGCAAGGCCAGGTGTTTTCTGAACCCATGAGAAAAGGGAATCCTGTATCACCATCATCACGGCTGCACAGAGGCTGGAAACCCCAGTGCGCCTGATGGGACGGGCACAGGGGCTGTGAGCACCCTCCTCCCACTTCAGCCtcagagaaagtactggagaAAGAAGGTTACAGCAGGGGAAGTCAGTAAACCCCACGTGGGTGCCACTGTATGACTTTCCTACAGAATCAAGTCCCGCACATGTACAGGTAATTCAGTACTATATGCTATGAAAGGAATCATGCACACAGCAACATTTCCCCAGATAAAATTCAACATGACAGATAGCAGCACCAGGGAAGAACATGTTCCATGCTGGGGACCCAGGCATGGATGTTAGACAGGCCTCCTCAGCTCTGGTGGTAGCACTGACATCCAGCACTGACCCCCACTACCTTAGCCTCCCCTTCATTTATAAGATGGGGTGAAGTACGCACTTCTGAGGACCCAGGGATACAAGTAACTCAGGGACACAAGTAACTCAGAGACACTCCCCCCT
This window contains:
- the Slc45a4 gene encoding solute carrier family 45 member 4 yields the protein MKMAPQNADSESMQVQELPVPLPDPQKPRDPAAETQEETTSEASIDRIPTRLWVMHGAVMFGREFCYAMETALVTPILLQIGLPEKYYSLTWFLSPVLGLIFTPLIGSASDRCTLSWGRRRPFILVLCVGVLIGVALFLNGSAIGLALGDVPSRQPIGIVLTVLGVVVLDFSADATEGPIRAYLLDVVDSEEQDMALNIHAFSAGLGGAIGYVLGGLDWTQTFLGDWFQTQNQVLFFFAAVFFSVSVALHLFSIEEEQYNPQQDRGPEDATLPSTGLQPGAPAPAPRLSSLGGGMQDGSPPFPDEVQSEHELSLDYLDVDIVRSKSDSVLHMADSTLDMEPQLLFLHDIEPSIFQDASYPSTPQSTSQELLRAKLPRLSTFLRESTKEDDTLLDNHLNEAKVPNGRGSPPMNPLSHSKVDLKPSVTSSSMRRRRHMFHRQSSSTFSYYGKIGSHCYRYRRANAVVLIKPSRSMSDLYDLQQRQRSRHRNQSGATASSGDTESEEGETETTVRLLWLSMLKMPKELMWLCLCHLLTWFSVIAEAVFYTDFMGQVIFKGNPQAPSNSTKWHAYNAGVKMGCWGLVIYAATGAICSALLQKYLDNYDLSIRIIYMLGTLGFSVGTAVMAMFPNVYVAMVTISTMGVVSMSISYCPYALLGHYHDIKEYVHHSPGNSKRGFGIDCAILSCQVYISQILVASALGGVVDTVNTIVVIPIVASVGSFLGFLTATFLVIYPEVSEEAKEEQKGLSSGAAGEGESGAGTEKPTVLKLSRKGGLRGLMETESMV